In Lentisphaera araneosa HTCC2155, the genomic window GTTGAAGCTAAATATACCTTCAAAATTCTACAGCGAAGTTTCTGAGCAAAAAGATTGGCTAAACAACCTCTATACTTTGGAGCTCAATCGCGAAAAAACCTATTACGAACGTTCAATTGAAGATCAGAACATATATAATTCTTATTTAACTGATTATTATACAGAAGATGACATCCAATTCCTTCATGGCCTCGTGGGGCGAGACTCCTACAGACTCACTCTACATACGCGCTTTTGGGGAGGGGACAGATCTGGTTACGCACAAGGCTTTTCCTATAGTGAAAGAGCCTCTCCCAATCTGACATGGGGAATGGGTATTGAAAGAGCTGAAATGAAGAGCGACAAACGCTATAACTGGGACAATAACTCCTATTACAATGTTGATTCTTGGCTGAACTGGCAACCGACACCCCACACTAGCCTTTATTTAGGGGTGACTGGCTCCGTTGCGGAGTAATCTACTTTTAAGTCATTTTCTTTTTCGGACATAGGACGAGTTTTCCAACGCTTATGCATCCAAATCCAATAAGCTGGATGATCATACAAAGCTTGACTCAATACATCCATCACCTTTTGAGTATTTCTCTGAATTGACTCTTCATCAGCATCCTCTCTAGCAAATGACATTGGTTCATGAAAATAAACCGTTTGCGATAATACGTCATCTTCCCTATATGCAGTTGTGGGAACTACTGTTGCGCCTGTTTTTGCCGCTATCATTAAGGGTGAGACATAAGTAGAACACTGCTCTCCCATAAAATCAACAAAACACCCTTCTGTACGCTTAGAGTTTTGATCCATCACCAAACATACCGTCTCGCCTCTCTTCAAAGCCTTAAAGATTGCTAACACAGATTTTGCACTCTTCTCAAGACAATTCACTTTATGAGGTTCTCTAAATGTTTTTGAAAAGTATCCATCTTCAAAACCTTTAACATCTTTAATGATCACACTTACTGGGTTACCAAACTCAACGACCTTTAGAATACACTTTTCCCAGTTAGCATAGTGCCCCGTTAAAATCAAAACTCCCTTGCCTTTATTGATAGCGTCCCTGTAAAATTGATCATTTTCAGAATTTACTTTTTCTAATAACTTAGATGAACTAAGCACAGGCTGTTGCAAAATTTCGATTGCGGTAAGTCCAAAGTGAAAATAAATCTCTCGTAACAAGGACTTATCCCAGCCCTTAACTCCATAAACCAAATTTAGGTTATAAACAACAATTTTTTTTCGAAAGCGTACGACATACAAAAGCACATAGCCAAGAACTCTAGCCAAGACATAGAGCAAAAAATCAGGAAATAGTGAAAAAATATAATAAATTATTCTTAAAAAAAACTGCATCTAGTCACTTGCCAATTGTACTTACCAAATTTTAATATAAAATGAGCTCAAGTTCTTATTGAAGGTTGAGAACACTAAGGGAGAATACTATAACTATGGAATCGTACAACTGTTATTCGTGTGGATTTAATAATCCTATTGCACACACTCACTGCGCAAAATGTAAAAAATCTGGTGCTGCGGCCGCTTTGACTTCTACTGGAACGGGCTCGTTTCCCGAAGGCTTTATTTGGCCTCTTTTTCCAAAAAACCTTAGCTTAGGCGCTGCACCTGCAGACGATGTATTGATTCCGACTAATAAAATCCAAGATCATCATTGTCGACTTGACTTTGTCAAAGGCCTTTTCTATTTGACTCTCCCGAAGACAGCTCCTCCTGCATTCATCGGTGGCCAACAAGTCCGCCCTAACATGAAGCAGGCTTTGAACGACGGGTCAAGTTTGAAAATTGGTGATGAAGAGCTCAAAATTACTTACTTTAATGGGCATGAAGGCTTTTCTGAAAAAGAAACTTTTGAACTAAAACAGCTCGCTGAAAAATCAGTTAATCCCACTGTCTCAAGACTACTTCATATCATCGCTTTCAAACGAGAAGTCATCAACCTCACTTCTTCTGCTGACATTTTTTCTTTTGCTATTGACACTGTCCTTAGAATTACTGAACTCGATAGAGCTTACGCCTTTCAAGTCACCTCAGAAGATGATCAATTAAAAGTAAAAGAAGTTATTGCCAAAAACTCTGACTTCACAATCATAGAAGAAGAAGATTTCAGCATTTCCCGATCGATAATGACTAAAGTCCTCGAAAACCAAGGCTCTGTCTTTATTCAAGATGCAGACAAGGATGTCAATTCAACTGTCTCAATGGCGAATTTCAATATTAAAACCGTTATATGCCTACCCCTAACAGTCAAAAATGAACAAGGTGAGCGCGAACTCATTGGCATTATCTATGCTGATAAGACTTTAAGTACCACCCCCCTCCCCTCAGGCATTAACTCTTCCCTGCAGTCCATGAGAAAAATCACCTCTCACCACCTCGTGCGCACTATGATGATCGATGACGCTCAATCAGATGTGGATGGTTTCAAAAGTTACTTTAGTAATCTTAATGGAGAGATTCAGAAAATTCGCGATTATTTAGCAGACACATCCAATCATATTGAAGCAGGCACTAGTTCCGATTCAAATGTATTTCAAGAACGCGTCTCTGAATGTAGCGAAGCCTTGAAAATGCTCTCTGAAAGCGTTAAACAAAACTTTTAATTTTTCCTAAAAACTAAATTTAGCTGCTTCTTCGGGGCCAATAAATACTTTTCTTTGTACAGTTCTAAAAACTCGAGCTGCTGCTCTACACCCTTCAGTTCAAGTCTCGTTGTCATTATTAATTCACGTAGATTTGACTCATTATCATTTCCCGTCATAGCCTCGGCATATATACGTCCTGCTTCAGACTCCACTTCCCCCATATATTTCAAGCGACTTTCCAGTGTCAGCTTCTTTAAATGATAGAGTGAACGACACAAGTCATAATCAAACTGAAAGCTCTCTAAATATTTACTTTTGATTTGCGAAGGTGGCAAAAACTGAGTTTTGTCTAATTTATTTTTAAACTGAGCTATATAAAGCTTATTCTCCATAGATAGGAGCTTTTCGCTGTATTCGATTTCACCAAATAAAGGACTCATAAAAAAGAATATTAGTAAGGTCAACTTCATTCGACCAACTCACACTCTGTCAAAACCAACATATCTAAGCCCCTTATCCCTAAAGACCACGCCCGGACACTAAGGCGTTTACCATAATAAGAAAGGTCTTCATTTTGACCTTTAAAATAGCATTCTACTACATCATCCAAACGCAGTGTGTGCCAATTCTCATTTGAACTCAAAGCGGTAACCGTACCTTGAACTTCGAGATACTTATTTCCATATTTTTCGAAAAAACTTAATAAATCCATTTTACTTTTATCTTCTAATATCTCCTTTACAGCAAACTTCTCTATATTCTTTTCCCGTTCAGGTCCTCGATATTTTCTTGGCTCCCAAATATTCTCATTTAAAGGTAATATTTTTTTCTTTATCACTTCAATTCCCTTACTAATCCCCAAGCTCTCGGCTTTAGATGAAGCCTCCCAAGATAAAATATCTTTAAGGAGAATTCTTTTTTTCTCACCTTGTTCTAAGGCAAACACTAAGTCCCGATCACCCTTTTCTTGTAGCATTCCATAAAACTCTTCGCCAGATTTTAATTTCACAAAATGACTTATTGTAAAAATTTGACTGCGAATGATTTTATCTTCTCCAGCTTTTATCCTTAGATCGAACTCTTCTTTTACTGTTTTACCTCTTGCCTGGATTGAAAGGAAATACTCCCCTGCATTCAATTTCTCGAGCTTTATAGGGTTTTCACTCGAGTCAAGTACTTTCCCATTGAGGTTCACTTCACAGTCAATGGCTGGCAAAGTAATTTCTAGTGAGCAATGATTGGGGTGTAATTCATAAAGCTTAATTAAATCATTTAAAACAACACTCACTGATGAGTATGAATCCAAGCTTATAGTCAAATTCTTTCCTTCTAACTTATCTTTTCTAATATAAGCTGGACTAAGAGCTAAATGCTCACCCTCATGAAGTAAATTCACGGAATTTGGTGTAGTTTGAAAGTCTAAGTACCTCTCATCCCTCTCTAAATCCACTACTACTTTTTGGTCAGATTGTAAATCCAACAAAAACTCCTTTTTATGATAGGCACGCTTAAAAACGGAAATGTAATGAAAGCCTTTCTCTAGGGATTTTAATTCAATCGGCAACTCCCCCTTATAATCTCCATTAACTTCTACGCTCACCGACTCAATTGGAGAACTTATGTTTAACACGCACTCAGGCTCTAATTCTTGATCTACAGCCCCATCCACATTTCCTGTTTCATTATCACTAAAACCCGCTTGCTCAAGCCGTATTTCATCACCCTGTTCAACGCTTAAATCAATTAAAACTGGCTCATTCAATTTTGGAGTGATTTTTCTTTGATCGACCTCATAAAACAAGTAGGCAAAAGCAACAAAAAATAAACCAAGTAACAAAGGCGTTTTATTAAAACTCAGCTCAGTTTGCTGTTCAGGTAGATCGGGATCACTTTCCGCAAGACCCGAATCCACAGTCGCAGTAGCTATATTATTAAGTTCTTTTCCACCTGTCTCAACTAAGGAAAAAACCTCTTCCCCAATTTTAAGTTGATCACCAACTTTCACCCGGCTAGCTTTTGCTATTTTTTGCCCGTTTATATAGACGCCATTATGGCTCTCTAAATCTTCCGACCACACTTCACCATCATGCTGAGTTAATTCGACGTGCTTCCCACTTAATTTGGGGTCATTAATCACAAGTGTGCATGAATGACTACGACCAATGATAATTGAAGCTTCTTCAAAGCTCAATAATTTCCCTTTTAAGTTCCCCTCACTAAAGTAAAGTTTCACCTAATACACTCGGAATTCAGGTGAATTTATAATTGTCCAAGTCATTTCAAATACACCAGAGTTTACATAAGATGCGTCAAGATCTAATTTATTTTCAAAGAACAAGCGCTCGCGTTCATTCGGCAACCTTGTGTAATAATGAACGAAAAACTCATTCAGAAATAGTTCAAAATCCTTTTTCTGAGATAAAGCATACCAAGCTTTGGCTTTGTTATCTATGAACTCTAAGGCGGCCTTGTTACTCGCTAAAAAAAGCGCCTGGGATAGACTTCCTCGATAAAAAGCCTCTGAATCCGACAAGGAACTGGGGAACATGTCATCAATATATTTCTCTTTATCTTTTTCCAACTTGTAGAGTGACTGCCAACTTTCCTCTTTTTCAAAACTCTTCATGGCATCAGTCATGAGTACATTTAATATTTGCTCACCATCTAAATGACGAATTTTTCTACTTTTAAAATAAATAAAACCCTCTTCGTCAGATTTTTCTGCGGAAGACATTCGATAAATATCAGACATCAACACTGTCTTTACTAAGGCATAAAGATCGAATCCATTATCCTCAAATATTTTAGCATAAGTATCCAAACGCTCACCATTATCATGATTGGCACCATAAACGTCATTAGCGGGCATAACTATCCCTCTTCCAATCAACCAGTGAGCTACCCAATTAGACGTAGACCTCGAAAAATACAAAGGCTTCTTATACGCCATCCAATCGGCTAAGTAATCTCTCGCACTTCTAGTTATATGAAGCGCTCGATCGGGCCCAAACAACAAGCGTGGACGAGCCGTGTGCTTCTTTTCCTCAACCACATACTCTAATTTCAAATGAGTTAATCGTCGTTCTTTCTCAAAGATATAAAGCTGGGGTGCCAATAACGCTTTATCAGAACTCATTTCCCCCATATCAAATTTCATACTAAGATTTTGTCCACGACTCTCCTCATAAGAAATCTCGTCATAGATACTCTGCCCCTTTTCTTCCATTGCAATCCAATCTAAAACATCTTTAAGTTCTGCCCCCAAAGCTTCTTGGTTTCTATAACTTTTAGCGACCCTTTTTTTAAGTGCTTTAAGTTCTTTTTCTGTCTTCACATAACGCTTTTCCATGCCTTCGAAAAAAGTCGCCATCGACCAAAAGTTCTCATGCTTGAGCTCCGGGTAATATTTATGATCGTGACACTCTGAACACGCCAAAGTTATTCCCCAAACATTTTCCGTAAATCGACCTGCCATCATTTTGGAATCTTCTGCACCTGTGTAAAACAGCACCATTTTATTTCGAGCTGAAATACCATCGGCACTTAACATATCACGAATAAACTTGCGAAAATCGCCACCAACTTTGACGTATTCTTTTTTGACATGTTTCTCTAAGCCCCTATAAACTAAGGGGTGTTGATCTCTGTCTTGACGCTTAGGAGCGTAGTGATCAACTATTTTTGTAGCAAGATTACCCCGAAACTCTTCACTCTTCAATAAATCATTAACTAGTTTTTCATAACGACCAGTTTTTATCAACTCCGTCCCCGAGTAGTATTCACTTACACTAGGTAAACGATTTTGAGTATCTAAATACAAACGCCTAAGTAAGCGATCAGCTTTTTCTTGAGAAGCAGATAGCAAAAATGTACTTAAAAGGAGAAATGTAAAAAAAGTCTTCATGACATCAACTCATCAATCCCTGACTTTGATGGGCACAGATCCAAAGGACGACCACTTTTATGCATGTAGGGTTCATTGGGATTAAAGCCTAAATGACGATATAAAGAGTAGCTAAAGGCTCCCATCGTCACAGCATTTTCAAGACTTAAACCATCTTTTGAACTTTGACCTATATGCTGCCCAGAAAGGTTTCCTCCTATTAGGAGAATTGGGGTATTCATTGGGTAATGATCTCGACCTGCATTAGCATTAATCCGAGGCGTTCTCCCAAAATCTCCTGCAATCATGACCATTGTATTTTTTAACAAACCCATAACCTTTAATTCTTTTAACAATTGACATAAGCCCTTATTAAGAGGTTCTGATAAATTTCTACAGCGTTCCACATTATTTTGATGTGTATCCCACCCTCCATAGGGAATTTCTATCGAAGGGACTCCTGCTTGAATTAAACGTCTGGCTTGTAAAAAACTCTGTCCAATACCTTTGCCATAAGCTTCGATAGTTTGTGGGCTTTCACCACTCAACTCAAAGACTCGATTAGAGATACCTAAGCTCAACTGCGTCGCTTTGCGCCCATGGCGGAGCTCTTCTTTAATTTGATCTAAATGAGCATTAGCAGAATGTTTCATGTATTCGTCGCGCAAAGATTCCGAACGGATGAGACGCGTACGCCAATCTTCGTCAACTTTTAATTTATTTTGCCCCGGCTTCATACTATAGGGACTGAATTCATTCCCAAGGAAACCCGCAGATAATGAACCACCTAAAGAAACGACTTTAGGTAAATCTGACTCTTTTTCTTCAGCTAAAGCCCAGCCCGCAATCGAACATAAACCTGGCTGTACCTGAGCTGGATTAGGTAAAAAACCTCCCGTTCCGACATAATACCTTCCCAGTTCATGGGCTCCTATTCGCGAACTCGTATGAACTAACGCCATGTGCTCTGAAAAACCTGCTAAACCTTCATAAGACTCGGCAAAATAGACATTTTTCATTGCCGTCTTTATACCTTTGATCCCACCTCCGTTGCTATGATCTGGCTTGGCGTCAAAAGTATCCATTTGCGAGGGTCCACCACGCAAATTGACGTATATAAAGTGTCTGATTTTTTCTTTTCTCTTGGGCTTAGCATTCGCGGAATTCGCAAATAACATGCTCGACAAGGCGACACTACTACCACTTAAAAATGTTCTTCTATCTAAACTCACAGACATTAAATTCCTTAATTATTATCTATAATAATTAACGACATCAATAAAGTTTTTATTGTGTGAATAAAAAGATTAAGCTTCTACTTCTACTTCTTCTTGCTCAGCTTCGACTGCTGAATCATACAAAAAGCATATATCATTATAAAGCTCATCATAAGTCTGATAGCGATCTTCCATTTCATGGGCGATGAGATTATCTATCAAAATACAGAGACCTTCCGGAAGATAGTCATTAAGCTCCTGAATCGGGTAACGATAGGGGTGCATGTGACCTTCTACGATTTCCTCATTAGGTCCATCAAAATAATTCTGTCCGTTGACAACATAATAAAAGACCATACCCAAGGCGTACATATCAGACCTTTCATCTTCAACTATGCCTTTGATTCGCTCTGGTGGGATATAGGATGGTGAACCAATTAAATTGTCATCATCTATCTCCTGCTCATCCTTGTGGATCGCGAGACCAAAATCAACCAAAGTCAGCTTCTCACCTCTTACAATCACATTTTGAGGTTTCAAATCGCGGTAGATAAAGCCAGTAGTCGCCATGTAACGCAAGGCGTCAACTAATTGTTTCATCCAGGAATACAACTCAACTTCGGAAAACTCAAAACCCTTAGCTATCTGCTCCAAGGTGTAGCCCGGTACATAATCCATTAATAAGAAGGCCTTACCACTCTTATAGCCAAAGCGATAAGCTGTTGCAATATGAGGATGTTCAAAACTCATCACTACGTCACCTTCATAAAGCAAACTTTGGAAACGGAAGTCACATTCATCAGTATAATCTGAAAGTTTAATCGCATACAGTTTGGGGTCATCATACTTCTGAGCCATATATACACGCCCCATACCACCTTCACCTGTAACATCGTACAGCCAAAACTCAGTGATTCTCATGGGCATAAAAACATTTTCGCCACAACTTTGACACTCATATTCTCTTAATGGTTCATAACCTTCCATATCACACCACTCATGGCATGTCATGCATTTAGCTAGGCCATCTTCAAAGCGTTTAAGCTCATCCTCTGTCAGAGCAGTAGTTCTGTAACCTTCCATAAAAAATCTTCATATATAGTTATTGTAATCTAAGGCCTTTAATCTAAATCCATATCCCCATATTTCTAGACTCAGAACTTTAAAGCCCTTGGTCTAATCTGCTAAATAAGTCTAATTTTAACAAAAAACGATACTTAACTAAACTTTTACACACAAATAAGCTTCCATAAATTAAGACCTAAGAGATATAGTACAGGAAAGTATATAAAACTTCTGTGACTTTTAACCAATTTTTCAAAGACTTTACCCCTTCACAGCACTTACTTTTATTGTGATTTCATTTTTAACAGTCTAAATTGAGCTATAATTAAACAAGAAACTTTAGGTACTCAAAGTGAAATTCCATCTCCCCTTAACTGCATGTCTTCTTTTCTCCCTTATTAGCTGTGACTCAGAACAAGTTCAAAAAATCAAAGATAAAGTCAAACAAAGCACTGAATCAAGCGCCGACGCTAAAGGCGAAGAGACTCCTGAGGTCGTTCTTTTCGATAAAGAAGGCGCCATTCAATATATCAATTCACAACTTCCAAAAGTTGTGCTCCCTGGTGAATATGAGTTCACAGCAGAAAAAGCCAACAACGAAAAATTCGGTGATTATGTAAAAATCCAATACCTAAATGAACTGAGCTATAAAGAAGACTATTATAATGTAGATAAATCCGTATCTTTCATGAAAGTTTTACAGGATAAAGGATGGACTAACGAATTTGCCCAACTGAAAAAAGCTCCCTATACCTTTTATTCTAAAGTAGCCGTAAAGGGTGATAAGACGGCTATTCAAGGTTCACTAATCTATAGAAAAAGTGGTGAGAAAATGGTTTTCAAAGATCACAAATTGGAACGTGGTCACATTGTTGAAGGTTTCCCTCAAGCAAAGTTTGGAAAGTCATACCTTCTCGTAGGATCTATGGAAGCCGATACAGCAATTGACGGTTTCATGCAGGATTATGCTGTAGCTAAAAGACACAATGACAACGTCCTTAACACGGTGACTCCAGAAAAAGTGTATAAAGGAAGTTTAAAAATCACTCCGGAACTTAAGAAAGACGTTACTTGGACAATGGGTAAACAACACAAGTTACTCAAAACGACTGAAGCTCTTATCACCTTCGATGAAAACCCTGAACTTAAAATCATCTTAAAAGGAACGTACTTAACAGAAATTCGTCCTAGTAATAGAAGCAACCTTAACTACAAGGTAGAATCCGTCACAGTCTACGACTCACCTAGGGATCCATTTTTCCAAAAGATCCATCCTTATATTAAATCGGAATACTTCACTTTATTCCTCTCACCTAGTGGCAACTTATCTGGCATGTCAAAAAACTTAAAAATTGATCTCACTCCATATGATGGGAAAGTAAAAGAATAAGCCAAGCGACTTTATAAGCCGGCTCTGAGTTACATATCGTTCTTATCACAAGCCCTAAGCATTAGAGTAACTTTAAGAAAAACTTTCAAAAAACCTGTAAGATCCTTACAGGTTTTTTCGTAAACTCTCAAAACGGAGCTTTTTATGAAACTTTACTTAATTTTACTTTTCCTCTTACCTTCATTAATTTTTTCAGCCACTCACCCAAATGATGCGATTGCAAAAATTAATAGCTTGGTAAACTCAAAGCTCGAGGGGAACCTAAATAAAAAATCTGATGACTCAACATTTGTTCGTAGAATTTATCTAGATATCATCGGGCGTATTCCTTCTATTGAGGAAAGCTCTTCATTCATCTCCAATAAAAACTCCAACAAACGACAAGAACTGATTAAAAACCTTATCATGTCGGAGGCTTATGTTTCCAATAACTTTAATTACTGGGCAGATATCCTTCGCATCACTAATGATGGTGGCAATAATATCCGTGTGATGACCGCTGCATATAGTCAATGGTTAAAAAAATCCCTCCGCGACAACAAACGCTACGATGACATGGTCTTTGAACTATTGTCGAGTGAAGGTTCTGTATGGGATAACCCCGCAGCCTCATACTACTTGCGTGATAATGGCATGCCTTTAGATAATACCGCTAATACAATACGTGTTTTCCTTGGAACTCGACTCGAATGTGCTCAATGTCACGATCACCCTTTCGACGATTGGACACAAATGGAGTTTTACCAAGCAGCTGCTTTTACCTATGGATATAAAGGAGGAACTTTCCCAAGTGATAAAAACTCTAACTTATCAGGTTTAAAAAAGCACATTGGTGCTCTCAATAGAGAAAAGTTTGCGCAAGCCGCAGGCAGTAAAAAAGTCCGTGTCGTTTTTAATGAAAAACAACTCCAAGACCTTCTCAAAAACAAAAACTTCCAAAAATATTTGAAGAAATCAAATATGAGCCAAGAAGAATATGTACGACGCGCACGAAAAGGCATGCAAGCCACTACAGATATGAAACTCATTCAATATTCAACTAAGGAAACGATTGAATCTCTCTTCGGAAAAATGCGTTCTACCACACTCGACACCAAAGAAAAAGACCTCAAACTTCCTCATGATTATCAATATGATGACGCCAAGCCCGAATCTCTTGTAAAACCCGCCACCATGTTTGGGGATAAATTCACCATGAGAGAAGGCGAAAGTCGCCGTGAAGCTTTTGCTCGTTGGTTAACTTCTACCGATAACCCTACTTTCACCCGAGTCATTGCTAACCGCATGTGGAAAAAAGCTTTTGGCGTAGCGGTCTTCTCTCCTGTTGATGAAATAAATGATTTCACCAATGTTCGTAACGAAGAACTCATGAATTACTTAGAGCAACTCATGAAAGACCTCGATTACAACCTAAAAGCTTTTCAATACATCATCTTCAACACCGATGCTTATCAAGCTAAGGTCAGCGCTACTCAAATTGGCACCAAAGAAGCTTATGACTTCCGTGGCCCTGTACTGCGCCGCATGAGTGCTGAACAACTCTGGGACTCACTCATAACTTTGAGTATTGAAAATCCAGATATCTACCTCAGCAGCTC contains:
- a CDS encoding DUF1501 domain-containing protein — protein: MSVSLDRRTFLSGSSVALSSMLFANSANAKPKRKEKIRHFIYVNLRGGPSQMDTFDAKPDHSNGGGIKGIKTAMKNVYFAESYEGLAGFSEHMALVHTSSRIGAHELGRYYVGTGGFLPNPAQVQPGLCSIAGWALAEEKESDLPKVVSLGGSLSAGFLGNEFSPYSMKPGQNKLKVDEDWRTRLIRSESLRDEYMKHSANAHLDQIKEELRHGRKATQLSLGISNRVFELSGESPQTIEAYGKGIGQSFLQARRLIQAGVPSIEIPYGGWDTHQNNVERCRNLSEPLNKGLCQLLKELKVMGLLKNTMVMIAGDFGRTPRINANAGRDHYPMNTPILLIGGNLSGQHIGQSSKDGLSLENAVTMGAFSYSLYRHLGFNPNEPYMHKSGRPLDLCPSKSGIDELMS
- a CDS encoding FHA domain-containing protein — translated: MESYNCYSCGFNNPIAHTHCAKCKKSGAAAALTSTGTGSFPEGFIWPLFPKNLSLGAAPADDVLIPTNKIQDHHCRLDFVKGLFYLTLPKTAPPAFIGGQQVRPNMKQALNDGSSLKIGDEELKITYFNGHEGFSEKETFELKQLAEKSVNPTVSRLLHIIAFKREVINLTSSADIFSFAIDTVLRITELDRAYAFQVTSEDDQLKVKEVIAKNSDFTIIEEEDFSISRSIMTKVLENQGSVFIQDADKDVNSTVSMANFNIKTVICLPLTVKNEQGERELIGIIYADKTLSTTPLPSGINSSLQSMRKITSHHLVRTMMIDDAQSDVDGFKSYFSNLNGEIQKIRDYLADTSNHIEAGTSSDSNVFQERVSECSEALKMLSESVKQNF
- a CDS encoding lysophospholipid acyltransferase family protein, with product MQFFLRIIYYIFSLFPDFLLYVLARVLGYVLLYVVRFRKKIVVYNLNLVYGVKGWDKSLLREIYFHFGLTAIEILQQPVLSSSKLLEKVNSENDQFYRDAINKGKGVLILTGHYANWEKCILKVVEFGNPVSVIIKDVKGFEDGYFSKTFREPHKVNCLEKSAKSVLAIFKALKRGETVCLVMDQNSKRTEGCFVDFMGEQCSTYVSPLMIAAKTGATVVPTTAYREDDVLSQTVYFHEPMSFAREDADEESIQRNTQKVMDVLSQALYDHPAYWIWMHKRWKTRPMSEKENDLKVDYSATEPVTPK
- a CDS encoding DUF1549 domain-containing protein — its product is MKTFFTFLLLSTFLLSASQEKADRLLRRLYLDTQNRLPSVSEYYSGTELIKTGRYEKLVNDLLKSEEFRGNLATKIVDHYAPKRQDRDQHPLVYRGLEKHVKKEYVKVGGDFRKFIRDMLSADGISARNKMVLFYTGAEDSKMMAGRFTENVWGITLACSECHDHKYYPELKHENFWSMATFFEGMEKRYVKTEKELKALKKRVAKSYRNQEALGAELKDVLDWIAMEEKGQSIYDEISYEESRGQNLSMKFDMGEMSSDKALLAPQLYIFEKERRLTHLKLEYVVEEKKHTARPRLLFGPDRALHITRSARDYLADWMAYKKPLYFSRSTSNWVAHWLIGRGIVMPANDVYGANHDNGERLDTYAKIFEDNGFDLYALVKTVLMSDIYRMSSAEKSDEEGFIYFKSRKIRHLDGEQILNVLMTDAMKSFEKEESWQSLYKLEKDKEKYIDDMFPSSLSDSEAFYRGSLSQALFLASNKAALEFIDNKAKAWYALSQKKDFELFLNEFFVHYYTRLPNERERLFFENKLDLDASYVNSGVFEMTWTIINSPEFRVY
- a CDS encoding DUF1549 domain-containing protein is translated as MKLYLILLFLLPSLIFSATHPNDAIAKINSLVNSKLEGNLNKKSDDSTFVRRIYLDIIGRIPSIEESSSFISNKNSNKRQELIKNLIMSEAYVSNNFNYWADILRITNDGGNNIRVMTAAYSQWLKKSLRDNKRYDDMVFELLSSEGSVWDNPAASYYLRDNGMPLDNTANTIRVFLGTRLECAQCHDHPFDDWTQMEFYQAAAFTYGYKGGTFPSDKNSNLSGLKKHIGALNREKFAQAAGSKKVRVVFNEKQLQDLLKNKNFQKYLKKSNMSQEEYVRRARKGMQATTDMKLIQYSTKETIESLFGKMRSTTLDTKEKDLKLPHDYQYDDAKPESLVKPATMFGDKFTMREGESRREAFARWLTSTDNPTFTRVIANRMWKKAFGVAVFSPVDEINDFTNVRNEELMNYLEQLMKDLDYNLKAFQYIIFNTDAYQAKVSATQIGTKEAYDFRGPVLRRMSAEQLWDSLITLSIENPDIYLSSSKSDEALVSSIRAKYQAIENMDTNEFVDKIMNIAEYTASRDKEIKDLRLKTLEARKEKDFQNIKKHQQATKKIYKSIEEKTKNTLAMSTSGSMDMQMMDSMNYKAKGNKNKFQLIKQEPSANLSKNQLKVRNSQFKQFEKMLTHFYRASELSSPSPRGHFLRDFGQSDRLSIQNANKSPTITQALNLMNGHVYRVLNNPHSLLGRKLHASKSTPESFELLYQAFFSRKPTTREWEILGKETKISKSEATKNVLWALLNSKQFTFIQ
- a CDS encoding serine/threonine protein kinase, which codes for MEGYRTTALTEDELKRFEDGLAKCMTCHEWCDMEGYEPLREYECQSCGENVFMPMRITEFWLYDVTGEGGMGRVYMAQKYDDPKLYAIKLSDYTDECDFRFQSLLYEGDVVMSFEHPHIATAYRFGYKSGKAFLLMDYVPGYTLEQIAKGFEFSEVELYSWMKQLVDALRYMATTGFIYRDLKPQNVIVRGEKLTLVDFGLAIHKDEQEIDDDNLIGSPSYIPPERIKGIVEDERSDMYALGMVFYYVVNGQNYFDGPNEEIVEGHMHPYRYPIQELNDYLPEGLCILIDNLIAHEMEDRYQTYDELYNDICFLYDSAVEAEQEEVEVEA
- a CDS encoding FHA domain-containing protein, translated to MKLYFSEGNLKGKLLSFEEASIIIGRSHSCTLVINDPKLSGKHVELTQHDGEVWSEDLESHNGVYINGQKIAKASRVKVGDQLKIGEEVFSLVETGGKELNNIATATVDSGLAESDPDLPEQQTELSFNKTPLLLGLFFVAFAYLFYEVDQRKITPKLNEPVLIDLSVEQGDEIRLEQAGFSDNETGNVDGAVDQELEPECVLNISSPIESVSVEVNGDYKGELPIELKSLEKGFHYISVFKRAYHKKEFLLDLQSDQKVVVDLERDERYLDFQTTPNSVNLLHEGEHLALSPAYIRKDKLEGKNLTISLDSYSSVSVVLNDLIKLYELHPNHCSLEITLPAIDCEVNLNGKVLDSSENPIKLEKLNAGEYFLSIQARGKTVKEEFDLRIKAGEDKIIRSQIFTISHFVKLKSGEEFYGMLQEKGDRDLVFALEQGEKKRILLKDILSWEASSKAESLGISKGIEVIKKKILPLNENIWEPRKYRGPEREKNIEKFAVKEILEDKSKMDLLSFFEKYGNKYLEVQGTVTALSSNENWHTLRLDDVVECYFKGQNEDLSYYGKRLSVRAWSLGIRGLDMLVLTECELVE